One genomic segment of Theobroma cacao cultivar B97-61/B2 chromosome 6, Criollo_cocoa_genome_V2, whole genome shotgun sequence includes these proteins:
- the LOC18596117 gene encoding protein FLX-like 3: MAGRNRIPREAFNDRRGFPPERPFLRGPPLPQPPPHPVLLEEELEMQHAEIRRLLTDNRRLVEDRMAMQQELGAAKEEIHRLNLVIGEIRVEQEVHSRELIEKGLKLEADIRATEPLKKEAVQLRTEVQKLKNVRQELTGQVQTLKQDVARLQVDNQQIPILRAEIDGLHQELMHARTAIDYEKKANIELMEQRQAMEKNMVSMAREVEKLRAELASVDGRPWAAGGPYGMKFNSSEGAFPAPYEGYGVHLGVADKGPFYGPGPAAWEKPRMTRR, encoded by the exons ATGGCTGGGAGAAACCGCATTCCTCGCGAAGCCTTCAATGACCGGCGTGGATTCCCTCCCGAAAGACCTTTCCTTCGTGGTCCTCCTTTGCCTCAGCCACCTCCTCATCCTGTGTTGTTGGAGGAAGAACTTGAAATGCAGCATGCAGAAATTCGGAGGCTTTTGACTGATAACCGCAGGCTGGTAGAAGATCGAATGGCTATGCAGCAAGAGCTTGGTGCTGCGAAGGAGGAAATTCATCGTTTGAATCTTGTCATTGGTGAAATTCGTGTAGAACAAGAAGTGCACTCCAGGGAACTTATTGAGAAAGGCTTGAAACTGGAGGCAGATATCCGTGCAACTGAGCCATTGAAAAAGGAGGCTGTGCAACTACGTACGGAAGTTCAGAAACTGAAAAATGTTAGGCAGGAGCTAACTGGCCAAGTTCAGACCCTCAAGCAAGATGTTGCCAGGCTGCAAGTTGATAATCAACAAATACCTATTCTAAGGGCAGAAATTGATGGCCTGCACCAGGAGTTGATGCATGCAAG GACTGCtattgattatgaaaagaAGGCAAATATTGAGCTGATGGAACAGAGACAAGCAATGGAGAAGAACATGGTCTCTATGGCACGAGAAGTTGAAAAGCTACGTGCAGAACTTGCTAGTGTTGATGGTAGACCATGGGCTGCCG GTGGACCATATGGGATGAAATTCAACAGTTCTGAAGGTGCTTTTCCTGCTCCATATGAAGGATATGGCGTTCATCTG GGTGTTGCTGACAAGGGTCCTTTCTATGGTCCCGGTCCTGCTGCTTGGGAGAAGCCTCGCATGACTCGTCGCTAG